A single region of the Microcella sp. genome encodes:
- a CDS encoding NUDIX hydrolase family protein, producing the protein MASVRTPDPNPGWLSDEELEQIRQRLPLVYVEAVPVRVDGMGSVTEVGVLLRVNPAGSMTRTLVSGRVMHGETLRDALFRHLEKDLGPMAFPQLPPSPTPFSVAEYFPFPSPTRFSDDRQHAVALAYVVPVTGTCEPRQDALELTWMTPDEAASQRVADELEGGRGALLRAGLASVGVLP; encoded by the coding sequence ATGGCTTCTGTGCGCACTCCCGACCCGAACCCGGGCTGGCTCTCTGACGAAGAGCTCGAGCAGATCCGTCAGCGCTTGCCGCTGGTCTATGTGGAGGCCGTGCCCGTTCGCGTCGACGGCATGGGGTCGGTGACCGAGGTCGGAGTGCTGCTGCGGGTGAACCCGGCGGGCAGCATGACGCGCACGCTCGTGAGCGGTCGCGTCATGCACGGTGAGACGTTGCGCGACGCCCTGTTTCGGCACTTGGAGAAAGACTTGGGGCCGATGGCGTTTCCGCAGCTGCCGCCGTCGCCGACCCCCTTCTCGGTGGCCGAGTACTTTCCGTTTCCGAGCCCAACGCGCTTCAGCGACGATCGGCAGCACGCCGTGGCGCTCGCGTATGTGGTGCCGGTGACGGGCACGTGCGAACCGCGACAGGATGCCCTCGAGCTCACTTGGATGACCCCCGACGAGGCAGCATCGCAGCGCGTCGCCGATGAGCTCGAGGGCGGTCGTGGAGCACTGCTGCGCGCTGGGCTCGCCTCGGTGGGCGTGCTGCCGTAG
- a CDS encoding alpha/beta hydrolase-fold protein — translation MTEMQLIDETAVLWSAPESERADRPLLVLLHGYGSHEGDLFGLAPHLPLQPVIASLRAPLRAGPGYAWYDLEGASNESRSDGANAAARGVLHWLDSVQATSVGLLGFSQGGAMSIQLMRHAPERFAFAVSLAGFVVPGPAPADARLSELAPPVFWGRGTHDTVIPDSFVTATQRWLPHHATLTERIYEGLEHAVSEAELADVLTFMREQYP, via the coding sequence ATGACTGAAATGCAGTTGATCGACGAGACCGCCGTGCTGTGGTCGGCTCCAGAGTCAGAGCGCGCCGACCGACCCTTGCTCGTGCTGCTGCACGGTTATGGCTCGCACGAAGGAGACCTGTTCGGGCTTGCACCCCATCTGCCGCTGCAACCCGTCATCGCATCACTGCGCGCTCCCCTGCGCGCGGGCCCCGGCTACGCCTGGTACGACCTTGAGGGCGCGAGCAACGAGAGCAGATCCGACGGTGCCAACGCTGCCGCGCGAGGAGTGCTGCACTGGCTTGACAGCGTGCAAGCGACGTCGGTCGGGCTGCTGGGTTTCTCGCAGGGCGGTGCGATGAGCATCCAACTCATGCGGCACGCCCCCGAACGATTCGCGTTCGCCGTCTCGTTGGCGGGGTTCGTTGTGCCAGGGCCAGCGCCGGCGGATGCCCGGCTGAGCGAACTCGCTCCGCCGGTGTTTTGGGGGCGCGGCACGCATGACACGGTGATTCCCGACTCATTCGTGACGGCCACGCAACGTTGGCTGCCACACCACGCGACTCTCACTGAACGCATCTACGAAGGGCTCGAGCACGCGGTCAGCGAGGCTGAGCTCGCCGACGTGCTCACCTTCATGCGCGAGCAGTACCCCTGA